The nucleotide window GAAGCGTTAGCGAAGCACCGAAGCGAAGCGTAGTGCGGAATGCCCCGACCCTTGCGTCAGCAAGGGGCACGCCCAAAGAATGAAATTAAACTAAACAAATAACTAAAAAGCAAAAACTCAAACCCTTCCCCAAATCAAATCTGTGCTTTGCAAGCTTTGTACAGAGCTTTCCAATTCTCACGTTCTTTCATGACTGTTTCCATGTATTCCTTGAATATGACTGTATCTTGTACAGGGTCCTTAATAATCGCACCAATGAGCGCAGACGAAATATCTTCGGGCGAAATCTCTCCATTTCCAAACCAATAAGCCATTGTAATACCTTGATACATAACTGAAATGGCTTCAGCCGTGCTTAGGGTACTTGAAGGTACTTTTAGCTTAGTTTTACCATCTTGGGTTAAACCATTGCGCAGCTCTCTAAAAATAGTAACAATGGTTTCAATTTGCTCAATATGGCTTTGCTTCATGGTAATCTTTTGCGTCAAGGTGTTTAGTCGGCGCTGTACAATTTCTACTTCTTCTTTTATGCTTGCAGGCACAGGTAAAACTACCGTGTTAAAGCGTCGTTTCAAAGCGCTGGACATTTCATTAACTCCTTTATCTTTGTTATTAGCCGTAGCAATGATGTTAAAACCTTCCACTGCGCGAATAGTTGTGTTGAGTTCAGGGATAGGTAAAGCTTTTTCAGATAAGATAGTAAGTAAAGAGTCTTGCACATCTGCACCTATGCGGGTTAGCTCTTCTACTCGGGCAATAGCGCCTATTTGCATAGCTCTCATAATAGGGCTAGGCACAACGGCATCCATAGTAGGACCTTTGGCTAATAAGATGGCATAGTTCCATCCATAGCGGATAGATTCTTCTGGCGTGCCCGCAGTGCCCTGTACTATTCGTGAGGAATCTCCACTGATAGCCGCTGCTAAATGTTCTGCAACCCATGATTTGGCTGTACCAGGTAGCCCATACAAAAGTAAAGCTCGGTCTGTAGCCAAAGTCGCAATAGCCATTTCCATTAAGCGCTTTTGCCCAATATACTTAGGGGTAATTACTTTTTTACCTACTTTACCTCCCATTATGTAGGTAAGCACTGCTCTGGGACTAAGCTGCCAGTTTGTTGGCTTAGGGTTTTTCTTATCCTCATTTTTTAGGGCTTCTAACTCCTCTTGAAACTGAATTTCAGCAGGAGCTCTTAACAGTTCTGCCATATTTTTTACATCTTATTGTGAAAATACAAACATGTTGCAGATTTACTAGCAATAACTTCAATATTTTTTTGTTTTTTGACCGAGACTTATTTTATCTTTGTTTCTTATTATGAATACATTAGCAATTTCTACTTTGGTATTTGCGGTTTTTATGCTTGCAGGAGGGTATCTTGGATATGTGCAAGCACGTAGCAAAGCCTCTTTAATTGCAGGTTCAGCTTTTGCCGCGCTTTTAGCTCTAGCTACATTTTTGATTGCCAGCGAAGACAAATCTACAGCCCACTATGGAATTATTTTAGCTACTTTGTTAAGTGTAACGAACTTAGTTTTTGGTTTGCTCAGGTACTTCAAAACTCGTAAGCTTATGCCTGCGGGAATAATTGCAATTATGAGCTTTGCTTTACTGCTACTTTGTGTATTAGAACTAACTCGTTAGCTTTGTGGCATCATTATACATGATAGACAAAAAACTCTCCGTAGTCATTCCTATCTACAATGAAGAGCCTAATATAGAGGTTTTGTATCAACGATTAAGTCAGGTTTTACAAGCTGTTCCGTACCAGTGGGAACTCATTTTTGTCAATGATGGGAGCAAAGACGCTTCGGGCTTTCTTGTTAAACAACTACGGCAAAAAGATAGAAGAGTAAAGTATATTGAATTTAGTAGAAATTTTGGGCATCAAGTTGCAGTTACAGCAGGAATAAACCATGCTTTTGGGGACATGGTTGTGATAATAGATGCAGACTTACAGGACCCGCCCGAACTAATATTAGAAATGATAAAAAAATGGGAAGAGGGTTATGAAGTAGTATATGCTAAACGTAAAAAACGCAAGGGCGAAACATGGTTCAAACTTTTTACTGCTAAGTTATTTTATCGGCTACTACGTAAAATTACAAATTTTGATATCCCTTTGGATACAGGAGATTTTCGTTTGATAGATAAAAAAGTAGCTGAAAATCTGCGAAATATGCCTGAAAGAAGCCGTTTTATTCGGGGAATGGTAGCTTGGTCAGGGTTTAGAACAATAGGAATAGAATATGAGCGGCATGAACGTTACGCAGGTGAAACTAAATATCCTTTCAGAAAAATGTTGCGCTTTGCTATTGATGGAATTACCTCATTTTCTTATTTTCCTCTGCAATTAGCTTCCTACTTGGGAATTTTTTTTTCAGGTATTAGTTTTATGGCAATAATTGTAGTACTGTACTTGTATTTTTTTACAGATAAAACAATCCATGGTTGGACCTCTACGATATTGGCAGTGCTGTTTATCGGCGGTATACAGCTTTTTACTTTGGGAATTATTGGGGAATACCTTGCACGAATAGGCACTGATGTAAAACAAAGACCTATCTACATCATTCGTGAAAAACAGTTAGAAGATTAAAATTTATGGTTACTGCAATTGTAATTACATTCTTAGTGGGCTATCTCTTAATCTCTATTGAGCATAGCATAGGTGTCAATAAGAGTGCTACGGCGCTTGTAATGGCAGGTCTATCGTGGATAGGATACAACCTATACCTAGACGATATTCATGCCGTGTTAAGCCAACTGGAGCATCATTTAGCGAGCATTGCTGAAATAATGTTATTCTTAGTGGGTGCAATGACCATAGTAGAATTGATAGACGCTCATAATGGATTCCAGTTTATCGCCAATCATTTACGTATTAAAAGTAAGCGAAAATTATTGTGGGCAGTGGGTTTTATTTCTTTTATTTTGTCTGCTATATTAGATAACCTGACCACTTCTATTGTAATGGTGTCTTTACTTCGTAAGTTTATAGGTCAGGCGGAGGATAGAAAATTTTTTGCAGGTATAATCATTATTGCGGCAAACGCAGGTGGGGCTTTTAGTCCAATCGGTGATGTAACGACAACTATGTTATGGGTATCTCAACGTATTTCTACGACCGAAGTAATCATACGACTATTTTTACCGAGCGTAGTTTGCTTATTAGTGCCTTTAATTTGGTTACATTTCAAGGTTAAGGGCAGCGTTACTCCTCCTGAAAAAAGCATTTTGGAAGAGGAAAAAAAGATTAAAGGCAGTTTGCTAATGTTAGTTTTAGGTACAGGAATTTTAATCTCTGTGCCAATATTCAAAACTGTAACTCATTTGCCGCCCTATTTGGGAATGCTATTAGGTTTAGGAATTATTTGGTTAGCAGCAGATGTTATTCACAAGCATGAATCGCAAGAAGAGATGCACAGACTATCTGCCCATTATGCACTTACCCGGATAGACGTACCAAGTATATTATTCTTTTTTGGTATTTTAGCCAGTGTAGCAGTTTTAGAAGAGGTCCATGTACTAAGTCAATTTGCGCATCAGCTCAATCAGTTTATTCCATCAGAGAAGGGGGTAGCTCTGGCTTTGGGAATAGTGTCTTCAATAGTGGATAATGTACCATTAGTAGCTGCATCTATGGGAATGTACCCTTTACAAACTTATCCTATGGATAGTAGTTTTTGGCACTTAATTGCTTATTGCGCGGGAACAGGTGGGAGTTTGTTAATTATAGGTTCTGCTGCGGGAGTAACCGTAATGGGCATGGAAAAAATTACTTTTTCTTGGTATTTGAAAAACATAACTCTTTTGGCATTAGCAGGGTATTTAGCGGGTATAGTAGTGTATGTGCTTTTGTATTAGAGTTATATCAGTGATTTGTATATTGATTAGTAAATTTGCGTGAGGCATGCGAAGGGCGTGCGTCAGCACGGTGCGGAGCGAAGCGCAGCACCGAAGCGATAGCGAAGCCCGAAGCACGCCGACCTTGTGGGCAAAAGCCCACAAGGGCACGCCCAAAAAAATAAACTAAAAAATTAAAAATTATTTGCTCTCGTATCCCCAATAAACACAAACTTGACCCCAAAATAATGAAAAATGAATACAAAAAGCATAAAAAATTGTTATAGCACATAACTTCGTGTAACCTCATCATAAGCCCAAAAGTATATAGCTTAGTAGCAAATAACTGCAAAGTATATGAAAAACCTCAGACAAAAATTACTATGTTTGGTTTTTTGGGTAGGTACGTGCTCTACCATCTTCGCCCAACAAAGTACGGAAAGTGAAGTTACAGATACTACAATTGTAGAAAATGTTTTTAGAAGTTCAAGGCTTATCAACCAACATACGACATATATTTTGCCCTATCGAATTTTGGATTTCAGGATTAGCCACCGATTTGGAGAATTTAACACAGGTCCGTACAATTTTTATGGTTTAGATGGTCCCGCCAATATTGCCCTACATTTTGAATATAGCCCTATTAAAAATGGAATGTTTGGCATAGCCCGCAGCAGTTTGTATAAAATGTATCATGGCTTTGTAAAGTATCAAGTACTATCTCAAAGAAATAACGGTAAAATGCCTATTTCTCTAACGCTTTTTATGGGAGCATACGTCAATACTAGCAAAAACGCGGATTTTAGCTTGCCCTCACACAGGTGGTCTTATGTCAATCAAATTATGGCTTCAAAGAAGTTAGAGAATGTAACTGTACAAATAGGCTTTGCCCATGTTCACTACAATTTGGTTAAATACATGACAGACAAAAACACTTCATACTACACTACTGCTGGGTTAAGATGGCAATTTAACAAGTATATTGCACTTACAGGGGAATATGCATACAAGCTGCAAGCTAATAGCCGAATAGATAAGCTTTACAACAACGCAGGAATTGGTTTAGAAATTCAGACCTTTGGGCATGTATTTCAAATGCATGTTACAAACGCTTTCGGAATTTTTGAAAACCAAGCTCTAGCCTACACTACCACACAATGGACTAACGGTGGAATTCGCTTTGGTTTTAACGTGTCCAGATACTTTGGGATTTAAGTGTGCAACCGATAAAGTATATTCAAGCGGCTTTTTACTCTGTCCTAACTACATAAAGATAAACTCAGTGATTTGCTGATTCATATCAAATTTAACTTGCAATGTTCAATTATTTTGTGGTTATTTGTGTTTGACCATAAGCTATGACTGAACCAATCCTTACTGAGAACAAGCACCGCTTCGTTCTATTTCCCATTCAGTATCCTGAAGTATGGGAAATGTACAAAAAAGCTGAAGCGAGCTTTTGGACAGCCGAAGAAGTGGACCTAGCCCAAGACCTATCCGATTGGGCAAAATTAAATGACGGGGAAAGGCACTTTATTTCTCATGTATTGGCTTTCTTTGCTGCAAGTGATGGAATTGTTAATGAAAATTTAGCCAGTCGCTTTGCTAGCGAAGTGCAAATTCCCGAAGCACGTTGCTTCTATGGTTTTCAAATTGCAATAGAAAACATTCATTCTGAAATGTATAGTTTGCTGATTGACACGTACATTAAAGATGACAAAGAAAAATATCGTTTGCTCAATGC belongs to Bacteroidia bacterium and includes:
- a CDS encoding glycosyltransferase family 2 protein, producing the protein MIDKKLSVVIPIYNEEPNIEVLYQRLSQVLQAVPYQWELIFVNDGSKDASGFLVKQLRQKDRRVKYIEFSRNFGHQVAVTAGINHAFGDMVVIIDADLQDPPELILEMIKKWEEGYEVVYAKRKKRKGETWFKLFTAKLFYRLLRKITNFDIPLDTGDFRLIDKKVAENLRNMPERSRFIRGMVAWSGFRTIGIEYERHERYAGETKYPFRKMLRFAIDGITSFSYFPLQLASYLGIFFSGISFMAIIVVLYLYFFTDKTIHGWTSTILAVLFIGGIQLFTLGIIGEYLARIGTDVKQRPIYIIREKQLED
- a CDS encoding AAA family ATPase, yielding MAELLRAPAEIQFQEELEALKNEDKKNPKPTNWQLSPRAVLTYIMGGKVGKKVITPKYIGQKRLMEMAIATLATDRALLLYGLPGTAKSWVAEHLAAAISGDSSRIVQGTAGTPEESIRYGWNYAILLAKGPTMDAVVPSPIMRAMQIGAIARVEELTRIGADVQDSLLTILSEKALPIPELNTTIRAVEGFNIIATANNKDKGVNEMSSALKRRFNTVVLPVPASIKEEVEIVQRRLNTLTQKITMKQSHIEQIETIVTIFRELRNGLTQDGKTKLKVPSSTLSTAEAISVMYQGITMAYWFGNGEISPEDISSALIGAIIKDPVQDTVIFKEYMETVMKERENWKALYKACKAQI
- the nhaD gene encoding sodium:proton antiporter NhaD → MVTAIVITFLVGYLLISIEHSIGVNKSATALVMAGLSWIGYNLYLDDIHAVLSQLEHHLASIAEIMLFLVGAMTIVELIDAHNGFQFIANHLRIKSKRKLLWAVGFISFILSAILDNLTTSIVMVSLLRKFIGQAEDRKFFAGIIIIAANAGGAFSPIGDVTTTMLWVSQRISTTEVIIRLFLPSVVCLLVPLIWLHFKVKGSVTPPEKSILEEEKKIKGSLLMLVLGTGILISVPIFKTVTHLPPYLGMLLGLGIIWLAADVIHKHESQEEMHRLSAHYALTRIDVPSILFFFGILASVAVLEEVHVLSQFAHQLNQFIPSEKGVALALGIVSSIVDNVPLVAASMGMYPLQTYPMDSSFWHLIAYCAGTGGSLLIIGSAAGVTVMGMEKITFSWYLKNITLLALAGYLAGIVVYVLLY
- a CDS encoding TMEM14 family protein, whose protein sequence is MNTLAISTLVFAVFMLAGGYLGYVQARSKASLIAGSAFAALLALATFLIASEDKSTAHYGIILATLLSVTNLVFGLLRYFKTRKLMPAGIIAIMSFALLLLCVLELTR
- a CDS encoding DUF5777 family beta-barrel protein; protein product: MKNLRQKLLCLVFWVGTCSTIFAQQSTESEVTDTTIVENVFRSSRLINQHTTYILPYRILDFRISHRFGEFNTGPYNFYGLDGPANIALHFEYSPIKNGMFGIARSSLYKMYHGFVKYQVLSQRNNGKMPISLTLFMGAYVNTSKNADFSLPSHRWSYVNQIMASKKLENVTVQIGFAHVHYNLVKYMTDKNTSYYTTAGLRWQFNKYIALTGEYAYKLQANSRIDKLYNNAGIGLEIQTFGHVFQMHVTNAFGIFENQALAYTTTQWTNGGIRFGFNVSRYFGI